A window of the Calditrichota bacterium genome harbors these coding sequences:
- the rpmG gene encoding 50S ribosomal protein L33 translates to MQEIITLECSECKNRNYTTTKDKKKHTAKLELRKYCPFCKHHTLHKETR, encoded by the coding sequence ATGCAAGAGATTATCACGTTAGAATGCTCAGAGTGCAAGAACAGGAACTACACGACGACGAAGGACAAGAAGAAGCACACTGCGAAGCTCGAGCTGCGCAAGTACTGTCCGTTTTGCAAGCATCACACCCTGCACAAGGAGACCAGATAG